Within Dehalococcoidia bacterium, the genomic segment ACCCATTCCTATCGGCAATGTTTTAAAAGACGGCCTCTTCGCCATCTGGTATGATTCAGACGTTCTCTGGAAAATCCGCAACCCGCAAGACTTGGGGGGCAAGTGTCGAGATTGTAACCTCCTAACAACTTGCAGAGGTTGCCGAGCTATGGCCTTTTCTACTACCGGTAACTATATGGCGGAGGATCCTCAATGCTGGCGTTAAAACCTGGAGTTGTATTAGTCTTGGAGCCCAATATAGTGCTGCGTTCAATACCAGATCAGGACTGGTTCTTTGCTTTCAACGTAGTTACAGGCGATGAGTTCCGCCTTAATAGTACATCCTTTTGGATCCTAGAAGCTTTAGGGAATGGTGCTGAGTGGATTGAGTTGAAAGGAAGTTTTTTAGAGGCCTTTGAAGTAGTTCCAGAGCAAGGAGAGAGGGATCTTCGAGAACTTGTTAATGACTTATTTGAAGAAAAACTTATCGGGAGGCGAAGCAATGGAGAAGAAAAAAATGAAATATGAGCGCCCTGTGCTGAGCAAAGAGAAGAAGATGAATTTCCCTATTCGCATTATTGAGGCTTCTGGTAAGAGCGTAATTTGTAAGCAATGCTCTTCGTGCCACGCTTGCCGTTAGACTTATTAAACAGTGCATTTCGTCTTTAAATGCTTCTGATGTTCGCCTAAGTAGCCTTGATTGGTCTTGTCAGTCACCATATGTTAGGGAGATGTCATGAATCAAGCCGATTTCGAGAAGCTAGAAACACTCAACGCGCAGATCGACGTATGGATCGACGAAGAAGAGTATAGAGTGATCCAAGACTGTCTGCCTCTCTCAAAAAAAGCGGAACAGCAGATTGAATCATGCTTTGGGCCTACTCGCTGTACTAAGTGGAAAGAACGACGTTGGTCAGATGCTCTTAATTGGGAGGAATATGCCTTTCCTATCGAAACAGTCATATGGCCAGAGAAATCGCAAAAGAATCTCAACTTGAAACCTATTGAGAGTTACTGGTCTCACTTATTCTATGCCAAGCGAATTCGCGCTATGATCCAAGAGAGAGGTACTGATTGCTACTTTCGCCGTCTGGATGATGTAGTGGCATATCTTGAGAAACACCTTCCGCCTCCACCCCTGGCTAATGCAAAGAAGGCGCAAAGAATCCAAACAAACAAGTTAGCAGTAATCTATCTCCTTGAGCTTTCCGCTGCAGCAGAAGAACTAGAACAACTAGGTTTTGCCCAACGCGCACACCGATTAATTAAAAACAAACGCATTGAGTTTGGACGCGAATTCAGTCATTTCTACGATCTATTAGCAAGGTACAATATTGGGATTTCCTATTTTCACAACTCTCGTTATCGCAATGCTGTTCTGGAGTTTAATAAAATCATCTATGATTTGGATATGCTCCATAGTCTCTATAAAAACGAAATCGAGTTCTTTAGTAATCGTTGCTATACTAAACTATTATATTTACCTGCTGTCCTCTATCGGGCTGATATTCAGCTGAAAATACAGCTAGCATATCATTCGCTTGATACCTTGCATATCTACCGTAAAAAGTTTGACGATGCCGATAAAGAATATAAGAAGATGAAGCGTGATCTTATTAAAGCTGAGGCCTATCAGCAGATGGCACGGTTAGATAAGAGTTCGCAATGCCTTAGTGAGACGTGTAAAAAGCTTTTCTCCATAAGATTTTGCCGTGACAATTGTTTCCCCTATGAGCTTGAGGCAAGGAAAACAGACGTCTGTGTACCCAAAGTTGAAAATGGTGAATATCGTCAGAATATTAAAGGGCGCTTTTTGAGTATACTCATGCAACATCATCTTGTCTACTTAAGTGAGATCATCGGTCCTCTGGTTGAGCAGACCGAAAAGGCCCCAGATTGGATTAGCAGAAATTTGCCTTATTTAAGGAGGTTAGGTACAGCCTTTAGACGACAATATTTCAGGTCTGTTGAATACCAAAGTCCTAATCGTATAGGCTATTACGAACAGTTAGCTGAGTACCTAGCGTGGATAACCAAGATAAGTGAGACCAAGTCTGTTAAGGGAGATAGTCACACGACACATGAACTGCAGAAAATAAACTCGAAGTTATACCAACAGAGGAAGTTAGGCATATTAGAGAACGAAGAAAAACGTAATGAAGTGATTGAAGCGGGTAGCTGTCCTCAATGCAAACTCAAAGGAATTGACCTCATGCGGATAAATCCTGATCACTTTAATCAGTTCAGCGATCGAATGCTAGTTTTTTACGAAAAACAGTTTAAAGGTGATAGAGATATATTTACTAAGCGTTTAATCAAGTTGGAGAATAACCGCGATAATCTGAGAATAAATGACCTTGAGCTACGCTATCAAACCGAGCAGGTAGTCAATTCACTAAATTCAAATTATTCAAACCAATATATATGTTGGGATGGAATATTAGATAGAAGTGCTTTCATTGGACTCCTGAAATGCGCAAGGGTGAATAGTGATGGTGACAAACATGTTTATCTCTTAGAGGATCATTACGAGAAAGTTATTAAACAATGGAATAGGTTATTCCTCCGCCACCTCGATAGACGAAGTATCCACCAAGCTGGTGGCAATGGGCTTTATTTCGCTGGCCTTCGTAGATGGAACTCTTCATCGCCAGCCAAAGGACGTTCCGTAGGAGGAGGCTATCTGATATATCATGCTAATAAAACTGGTCAAGTGGACCTTGGAATAGCAATTGATCCTGGCTTCGACTTCGTGAGAAATTTATTCCATATGGGCTTTAGCTTAAGAGATATTGACATAGTCCTTATAAGCCATGCCGATCTTGATCATATTCGGGATTTTGAGTCTATAATCAATCTCCTCTTCGAACTCTCAAAGCGGGGTAAATATACAAGGCGCATTCATGTTATCCTCACACTAGGAGTATATAAGAGACTAGAACATATAATAGAGAACCCGACCTACCGTCACTTTCTTGAGCCTTACATCATTGATATTAATAAAGAGATCTCCCCTGATTATTTTGAAAATCTTCATAAAGGACCAAAATTTTGTTTTGAGCATGTCCCTCCTGAAAAAAAAGAAGGCAAGGATAAGAAGACTTCTACAGAGGTGTTGGATGCTGATCCTCAGCTTATGGATTATCGAGCTATATTGCCGTCAGAACCGGGGAAGAGGCCAAATAAAGATGAATATCCCAGAGTCGAGATAATACCTACAAGGGCCTATCACAATGATCACAGTGGTTATTCCGATAGCTTTGGGTTTTTAGTTAAAATAAAGCTTCCTACAGAAGATGAAACGATAGTTACATTTGGTTATACAGGGGATACTAAATGGATTTATGGCGAAATTGATGATCCTATCTCAGAAGAACGTATAAAGCAGGGCGATCAAGAGCGAGTGATCAGCGATATCGCTACTCAATATGTCTCAGTCGATAACGCGAATTCTAGGTGCAATGTCATTTTGATGCACCTCGGTTCGCTTATTGATGAAGGAATGTCTTTCGCTAAGTATGATCAATGTGATGAAGATCCTGAGAAGGAAGAAGCATGTGAAAATCTAGTTCGTAAAAACCGGCATCCTTATTTAATTGGCGTATTAAGGCTTCTGTCCACGCTTCTTCGATTATATGACAAGGCTCCCCAGCCGAAAGTTGATGAGCCTCTGATACTTATCGGCGAGTTTGGGGAAGAGCTACGGGGAGGTCTTCGGAGGGACCTTATCAAACGGCTAAGAGAATTGTACGAGGGTAAGTTTTCACTCTTACCTATAGATGTCGGAATAACTATCCGTCTCTGGAGTCCGTCAAAGGAAAAAGGTGAAGTTGAAGAAGCTGAGAGTGAAAGTCATTCTTATAGGGTATGGTGTGTTCAGTGCGATGAATTTGTACCTATAAATGAATCTGAATTCGATCGTTATGGAGAAGATGAAGCCCTTTTCTGTATATGTAAAACGTGCAAAGAAGCTACATCACACGATGTCATTCAAGAGCGACTTCGCCATCTCTATGAGGTTGGCTGTGAACTAAAGACTGCTTAGGAGTTATCAACAAGTGAATCAAGCAGTATCTATACATGAGATGACTAACCTTACGATTATTAGATTGGCTTGTTTTATACATGAAGCACTAGATAGCCGGTTGGAGGCCATCCGCCTGGCGCGGGCTGGCTGGGCATTGTTGGCCAGCGGCTGCTCTGCCAGTTCTACTTTCCCTGGCCACACCCTGGCCTCATACTTGATAGATGCCCAGCGTGAAGATGGAGGATGGGCCGATGTTGAGGAAACATTGTGGTGCTTAGGATTTGTGTCTTTCTATGGTGGGGATTACTCTACACAACTAGAGCGTGGAAAGCAGTGGCTTGATTCTGTGCAGAAGCCCTGTGGGGCATGGGGAAAGACGGAGCGCGATCAGCCGCGAATCCCGGTCACCGGGTTGGTTATTGCTGTTTTGCCAGAGGTAGTAGAACTAGAGGCACTGGATTGGTTGGCTGACGAGTGGAAACACGACCTTGACTCTAGTGTGCAGCTCACGTACAAGGGAGCCTTCTTTTTGCTCGCCCAGATGCATCCCCAGGCCCCCACTAAGAATGACTTGGTGGAGCGCACCATCGCTTTACTGTGCAGTGAGCAAGGGGACGACGGTGGCTTTGGCCCCTGGAAGGGGCATCCGGTGGGGAGCGATCCCTGGAGTACGGGTGTGGCCCTCTGGGGGTTATCAGGATTCGCATCACGGGTTCCAGCTCAGACATTCGAACGAGGGATGTCTTGGCTTCAGTCACGACAACTCGACAATGGGATGTGGCCCTATCACTACCTGGACGAAGGTACGGCGATGGCCCTAATTGGGGCAGCTAGTGCCCTTCGCTCTA encodes:
- a CDS encoding PqqD family protein — its product is MLALKPGVVLVLEPNIVLRSIPDQDWFFAFNVVTGDEFRLNSTSFWILEALGNGAEWIELKGSFLEAFEVVPEQGERDLRELVNDLFEEKLIGRRSNGEEKNEI
- a CDS encoding MBL fold metallo-hydrolase translates to MNQADFEKLETLNAQIDVWIDEEEYRVIQDCLPLSKKAEQQIESCFGPTRCTKWKERRWSDALNWEEYAFPIETVIWPEKSQKNLNLKPIESYWSHLFYAKRIRAMIQERGTDCYFRRLDDVVAYLEKHLPPPPLANAKKAQRIQTNKLAVIYLLELSAAAEELEQLGFAQRAHRLIKNKRIEFGREFSHFYDLLARYNIGISYFHNSRYRNAVLEFNKIIYDLDMLHSLYKNEIEFFSNRCYTKLLYLPAVLYRADIQLKIQLAYHSLDTLHIYRKKFDDADKEYKKMKRDLIKAEAYQQMARLDKSSQCLSETCKKLFSIRFCRDNCFPYELEARKTDVCVPKVENGEYRQNIKGRFLSILMQHHLVYLSEIIGPLVEQTEKAPDWISRNLPYLRRLGTAFRRQYFRSVEYQSPNRIGYYEQLAEYLAWITKISETKSVKGDSHTTHELQKINSKLYQQRKLGILENEEKRNEVIEAGSCPQCKLKGIDLMRINPDHFNQFSDRMLVFYEKQFKGDRDIFTKRLIKLENNRDNLRINDLELRYQTEQVVNSLNSNYSNQYICWDGILDRSAFIGLLKCARVNSDGDKHVYLLEDHYEKVIKQWNRLFLRHLDRRSIHQAGGNGLYFAGLRRWNSSSPAKGRSVGGGYLIYHANKTGQVDLGIAIDPGFDFVRNLFHMGFSLRDIDIVLISHADLDHIRDFESIINLLFELSKRGKYTRRIHVILTLGVYKRLEHIIENPTYRHFLEPYIIDINKEISPDYFENLHKGPKFCFEHVPPEKKEGKDKKTSTEVLDADPQLMDYRAILPSEPGKRPNKDEYPRVEIIPTRAYHNDHSGYSDSFGFLVKIKLPTEDETIVTFGYTGDTKWIYGEIDDPISEERIKQGDQERVISDIATQYVSVDNANSRCNVILMHLGSLIDEGMSFAKYDQCDEDPEKEEACENLVRKNRHPYLIGVLRLLSTLLRLYDKAPQPKVDEPLILIGEFGEELRGGLRRDLIKRLRELYEGKFSLLPIDVGITIRLWSPSKEKGEVEEAESESHSYRVWCVQCDEFVPINESEFDRYGEDEALFCICKTCKEATSHDVIQERLRHLYEVGCELKTA
- a CDS encoding prenyltransferase/squalene oxidase repeat-containing protein; protein product: MNQAVSIHEMTNLTIIRLACFIHEALDSRLEAIRLARAGWALLASGCSASSTFPGHTLASYLIDAQREDGGWADVEETLWCLGFVSFYGGDYSTQLERGKQWLDSVQKPCGAWGKTERDQPRIPVTGLVIAVLPEVVELEALDWLADEWKHDLDSSVQLTYKGAFFLLAQMHPQAPTKNDLVERTIALLCSEQGDDGGFGPWKGHPVGSDPWSTGVALWGLSGFASRVPAQTFERGMSWLQSRQLDNGMWPYHYLDEGTAMALIGAASALRSMKE